The sequence below is a genomic window from Haematobia irritans isolate KBUSLIRL chromosome 3, ASM5000362v1, whole genome shotgun sequence.
tttcacgaaaatttttccaattaaatttttaattgagttttaaaaaatattcaattaaaattttaattgattcaacaaattttttaattgaaacaaaaaccaaacacaaaaattaatagtatcaattaattttttaattgaatcaattaattttttaattgaccttcaattaaatttttaattgatactatcatttctgtgattgaagacatttcaattaaaaaattaattggatcaattaatttcgtgattgaatcagaaaaaaaattttttgtgtgtagaaaacttgctcgcgAGAACTAGAGCCGTTGaagttcaaaaaatttcaatagctcACCGATGCGCGCGtaaaaaaagttagactggaaaaTGCAAAGGAATTGCTTCGCTTGCATCCTATAAGAAGCCATTCGAAATTGAAGagtttgtgaacaaaaaatATGATCGGGATTACTTGACATAGACGTCAGCAGAAACTTTACCCCCCCCGATTAGTCACCACAACGTAATGGTATAGGCCGCAGTAACTGCCGTTGCTCGCTCCGCTCTCGTACGAGCATCCATCGACCGTGAGATCAAAATAAAtgacgaatattatcgggaaaatgttctaaagacagtattgaagacctggacagacaaacatttcgaccGCAGACTATGAACATTCCAGCTGGACTCAGCACCGTCGCACTCAGTACGCGtcaaccacccagcaaaaaacgcgtcgccaaaaagtaatgaaaatgtttttaggaTGCAAAATcgacgcagaagcgataaatttaacatgggcttgtcataggacggaagtcctccatttcaacagccgttgcactgaatttgcatcacttctttaggtgtgatccgaattcaatgttttggatgtacataaattaaaaaattctgcgatattttgtcaaataaataatttgtataattttttatacccaccaccataataagtttgtcattccgtgtgtaacacatcgaaatatcaacaatcttgatcagggagaaattctaagacgatataagcatgtccgtctgtctgttgtaatcacgctacagccttcaataattgcgctatcatcctgaaatttggcacagattcgttttttggttgcaggcaggtcaagttcgaagatgggctatatcggtccaagctttgatatagtccccatataaaccgatttctcgatttggggtcttgggcttataaaaaacgtagcttttgtccaattagcctgaaattgataatctagaggtacttttggaccataaagaggtgttccgaaaatagtgctcatcggaccatgttttggtatagaccccatatagaccgatctcccgattttgcttcttgggcgtctagaaactgtattttctacccgatttgcctgaaattgaaaatctagtggtattttaggaccataaagaggtgtgtcgaaaatggtccgtatcggtccatgttttggtataggccccatatagaccgatctcccggtttttcttcttgggcttctagaaactgtatttactatccgatttgcctgaaattggaaatttagaggtatttggggagatgtgtcgaaaatggtccgtatcggttcatgttttggtatagcccccatatggaccgatcccacgattttgtttcttgggcgtctagaaactgtattttctatccgatttttctcaaattgaaaatctagaggtattttaggaccataaagaggtgtgtcgaaaatggtccgtatcggtccatgttttggtatagtcgccatatagaccaatctcccgacttttattctttggcttctataaactgtatttattacccgatttgaaatttgaaatctagaagtattttgggaccccaaaatatgtgtgccgaaattgagttgtatcggtccattttttagtataacccccatatagaccgatctctcggttttatttcttaggcgtctagagactatattttcaagccgatttgcttgaaattgaaaatctacaggtattttaagatcacaaataggtgtgtcgcaaatggtgcctattggtccatattttggtatagcccccatatagaccgatctcccgactttatttcttgggcttctagaatccgtagtttttatccaaattgccggagattagaaatatagacgtatcttaggaccataaagaggtgtgtcgaaaatggttcgtatcggttcatattttggtatagcccctatatagactgatctctcgattttacttcttgggcttctagaattcgtagttttcaccaatttgtctgaaagtggaattctagaggtatttgaggaacattaagtggtggtgagtattggtccatgttttggcccatatagacctaactcccgaatttatttctaggacttcaaatctaggcgttatttcatcatatacacgatatgtttatgatttctctaaaactcaaacaaaattggttctcataaatccaatatctgagctggtcttcataggtagaatctttcatttttttcttcgaGAAGCAAACtgattgaactgatttgcttgggagaagatttgtcatcaaaccccttaaaatgctatatattatcaagtaatccGCTATGAcgatgagttttcaaagtaaactattatatttgattcatggtggtgggtatttaagattcggcccggccgaacttgctgctgtatatacttgtttttaataatcacgccaactttttgcacttaaaaatttggtccaaactcTTTTTaccctttattttaaatatattaggTTTAATCACCTTAAGGTCATTGTCGGCTTAACAGAAAGCACTATGTGACGTACTCTCTGTCATTGTTCAGGATATACATTTCAAATCATATATAGCTAAAAATCTCACAGCGTTAATTTACATATTTAGATCCTTTATTAAAATTACTTGCAGATCGCAAGTGAATTGGAGGCGTATTTGCTTAAAAAAGGAGAACAATATATAACTGAAGTCAAGAGTATATGCGGATTATTTACCACTGACTCAATAGCCTCCACTGGCTATGGCATACAAGTTGGTAGTTTTCAAAATCCCTATAGCGAATTTGCAGCTCAAAATTATAACAATCATCAAAATATACCAGCCCATGATCATTTCATTATGTTCCTCTTGCCAAAGATGTCCAAATTGATAAGGGCACAAATGTTCCGCAAAAAATATGATCGGTTTTTACGTGATTGTCTAAAACATGTCATGGATGAGCGGAGGGAATCTGGCAAGGAACGTAATGATTTAATTGATACACTAATACGCCTTTGCAAAGAGGCTGAGGAAAATTGTGAATatcccgataaagatctctataATGATGCTATATTGGCTCAAGGAGCTGTTTTCATAGTTGCTGGCTATGAAACGTCATTGTCGGCAATTGCATTTACTCTCTATCTATTGGCTAAACATCCACAATTGCAGCAGCGTTTGAGAGAGGAAATTCGCAGGACTTTGCATGAGGGAAATGGAGAGGTCACCTATGAAGCCTTAAAATCTATGGAATATTTAGATATGGTTATGCGAGAAAGTTTACGCTTATATCCGGCAGTGGCATTTTTAGAGCGTAAACATCATGGCATAGATGGAGACTTTTCCCTGGAACCCtatcataaatttaaaataccaAATGGTATGCCCATATTTATATCGAATTATGCCATACATCGAGATCCTTTGGTATGTCCTTAAAAGTGCTTATGGAGTTTAGATTTAATGCAAATAATTTactatatttctttttttttttagtattggcctaatcctgaaaaatttgatccTGAACGTTTCTCATGTCAAAATAAagaggctatatctccttatgcCTATTTGCCATTTGGTTTGGGTCCCCGTAGTTGTATGGGTGGACGTTTGGGTCTTTTGATTTCAAAAGTTGGTGTCttgtattttttgaaaaactatcagatACGTCAGTGTCCAGAGACTGTGGAGAAAATGTCATTTAATCCCAATATGTTAACTCTAGAATGCAAAGATGAcataaaattggaatttgtcaaaGATCCCCTATGGGAAAATAATAAAAGTTCAAcgtaaaaattgtaaacaagTAACATACTTCGATCCATTATTTACATAGGTCCTTTACACTTATCctctgcacgcacagaaaaaacatgtttggacatggttgccgcatccatttaatgcttatttagagtatgtaattgtcgcgaaaaccatgtattttgtctttgtaaaaataattttcgagcggagaaaaatatatgtttgcaataagcatttaaatggttctcaaatgccgcaaacatgttctattatttaaatgatagaatttgagaccattatatggtcaggaaaatcatgtatctgaccattaaatttttttacttttttgcagagaaaacaatatttttatagtttacgtatagacatgtctacaaccattacatggccataaagaccatgtacattgttttcgtgaccatttaattttttaatttttttgcagcgacaagaattttataaaaacattgggcaggtacacacgatcttcattttgcgcgtcagtcgtgtgttgattgtttcttggaatggacggagaatacggaattattgtgttttgtgttaatttatttattcagaaatggcacgtggttttatgtgaatacaaaaaaggaaagtgtaattgaaaaaaatatacctggtttttgttctgcattttgatatatggtataatttatttttatttgcagttacatgatgtcttcgtttgtacatttgatgggcacgaagtaaatatggaatgattacttattgttgaaattgaaccaaactagagtgtgtaaaaatatgtgaagtttgcttgcacgacattataaatacaaataaacaatgaattagtttataaataaataaaaacaaataaataaagttgattttgtgttttcttttctcaagtggcgtccttttttcgacgacgaaaaaagttttttcataaaaatcaaaacattttaggttgtgaccatgttcttttaactagaagaaaaacatttttgacgaataacataacattttagatcgtgaccattgtcttttaatggaaacaaaattctttttatcaatataataacattttagatgaggacaattgtatttttcttagaaccatgttcactgagccaacatggttgcaggttaaaatgttacatggtcgccgcaaaaatagctgctattatattattttgctcttcgaatatgattgtggcaatcatgtttcttctctgcgtgtggagcTTGGTTCATTTTATTCATGACACTCCATCAGGAGCTTTAACTAAGAACTAATTATGCTGTCGGGAAGGAAACTTGGGATATTTTCCGTTATGCCTATGAGGTCTATTCAATCTGATGACACTGAAACTCCCTGTGGaaacaaataatatttctataaactagTTCTCATGGAGCGTCTAATTCAAACTCCTTTACCATAACAGCTACCTTGTATAGGAAGTGCGTACTTGCAGTTGTCAAGGGCATAAGTCGGAAATACAGACCCTAAATTTTCTGAGTCATGTTCAATTACAGCTATTTCAACTACTGTCTAGCATAATGACAAAGAAGCAGGGTGAATATTTCATAGAACCAATTCTCATGAGCGTAcactgaataaaatattgtcgtgaggtcaaagatttcatgtccttaaaatacgaatgcaaattttgcttagtatagaagaggcatttttataccctgctccacactgtggaacagtgtgcatatgtttgcaacacccagaaggagacgagatagacacatggtgtctttggcaaaaatgctaagggtgggctcctgagtcgatatagcgatgtccgtcagtccgtgaacacatttttgtaatcaaagtctaggtcgcagttttagtccaatcgacttcaaatttggcacaaatatgtgttttggctcagaatagattcctattgattttggaagaaatcggttcagatttagatatagctcccatatatatatttcgcccgatatggacttatatggcccctgaagccagagttttaccctaatttgcttaaaattttgcacaagtagaaCAATTTGTACTATAgtcacgtgtgccaaattttgttgaaatcggttcagatttagatatagctcccatatatatctttcgcccgatatggactaatacggtcccagaagccagagttttaccccaatttggttgaaattttgcacacagagtaaaattagcattgttgctatgcgtgcaaaatttggttgaaatcggttcagatttagatatagcttcaatatatagctttcggccgatttacactcatatgaccacagaggccaattttttggtgcgatttagatgaaattttgcacagggagcagaattagcattgtagctatgcgtgctaaatttggttgaaatcggttcagatttagatatatctcccatatatagctttcgcccgatttacactcatatgaccacagatgccaatttttaactccgatttagttgaaattttgcacagggagtagaattagcattgttgctatgcgtgccaaatttggttgaaatctgttcagatttagatatagctcccatatatgtttttctgatttcgacaaaaaaccaacattttccttgtaaaatcgccactgcttagtcaaaaagttgtaaaaatgactctaattttcctaaacttctaatacatatatatcgagcgataaatcataaatagactttttcgaagtttccttaaaattgcttcagatttaaatgtttcccatatttataccctgctccacactgtggaacagggtattataagttagtgcatatgtttgcaacacccagaaggagacgagatagacacatggtgtctttggcaaaaatgctcagggtgggttcctgagtcgatatagcgatgtccgtctgtccgtctgtccgtgaacacatttttgtaatcaaagtctaggtcgcagttttagtccaatcgacttcaaatttggcacaagtatgtgttttggctcagaatagatccctattgattttggaagaaatcggttcagatttagatatagctcccatatatatatttcgcccgatatggacttatatggccccagaagccagatttttaccctaatttgcttaaaattttgcacaagaagaacaattagtactatagtcaagtgtgccaaattttattgaaatcggttaagatttagatatagctcccatatatatctttcgcccgatatggactaatatggtcctaaaagctaaagttttgacccaatttggttgaaattttgcacagggagtagatttagcattctagctatgcgtgccaaatttcattgaaatcggttcagatttatatatagctcccatatatagctttcgcccgatttacactcatatgaccacagaggccaattttttgctccgatttagttgaaattttgcacaaggagtagatttagcattgtagctatgtgtgccaaatttggttgaaatcggttcagatttagatatagctcccatatatatctttcgcccgatatgcacttatatggacccagaagacatagttttatcccgattagcttgaaattttgcacaaggagcacaattggtagtatagtcatgtgtgccaaatttgattgaaatcggttcagatttagatatagcttccatatatatttttcgcccgatatggacttatatggcccagaagcctgagttttggcccaatttggttgaaattttgcacagggagtagatttagcattctagctctgcgtgccaaatttggttgaaatcggttaagatttagatatagctcccatatatatgtttttctgatttcgacaaaaatggtcaaaataccaacattttccttgtaaaatcgccactgcttagtcgaaaagttgtaaaactcactctaattttcctaaacttgtaatacatatatatcgagcgataaatcataaataaacttttgcgaagtttccttaaaattgcttcagatttaaatgtttcccatatttttataccctgctccacactgtggaacagggtattataagttagtgcatatgtttataccctgctccacactgtggaacagggtattataagttagtgcatatgtttgcaacacccagaaggagacgagatagacacatggtgtctttggcaaaaatgctcagggtgggttcctgagtcgatatagcgatgtccgtctgtccgtgaacacatttttgtaatcaaagtctaggtcgcagttttagtccaatcgacttcaaatttggcacaagtatgtgttttggctcagaatagatccctattgattttggaagaaatcggttcagatttagatatagctcccatatatatatttcgcccgatatggacttatatggccccagaagccagatttttaccctaatttgcttaaaattttgcacaagaagaacaattagtactatagtcaagtgtgccaaattttattgaaatcggttcagatttagatatagctcccatatatatctttcgcccgatatggactaatatggtcctaaaagctaaagttttgacccaatttggttgaaattttgcacagggagtagatttagcattctagctatgcgtgccaaatttcattgaaatcggttcagatttatatatagctcccatatatagctttcgcccgatttacactcatatgaccacagaggccaattttttgctccgatttagttgaaattttgcacaaggagtagatttagcattgtagctatgtgtgccaaatttggttgaaatcggttcagatttagatatagctcccatatatatctttcgcccgatatgcacttatatggacccagaagacatagttttatcccgattagcttgaaattttgcacaaggagcacaattggtagtatagtcatgtgtgccaaatttgattgaaatcggttcagatttagatatagcttccatatatatttttcgcccgatatggacttatatggcccagaagcctgagttttggcccaatttggttgaaattttgcacagggagtagatttagcattctaactctgcgtgccaaatttggttgaaatcggttaagatttagatatagctcccatatatatgtttttctgatttcgacaaaaatggtcaaaataccaacattttccttgtaaaatcgccactgcttagtcgaaaagttgtaaaactcactctaattttcctaaacttgtaatacatatatatcgagcgataaatcataaataaacttttgcgaagtttccttaaaattgcttcagatttaaatgtttcccatattttttatacccttcaccactactgtggtacagggtataataagtttgtgcatttgtatgtaacgccaagaaggagtaatcatagaccaaccttttagtatacggatcggcttagaattaaattctgagtcgatttagcgatgtccgtctgtctgtctgtccgtctgtctgtccgtctgtctgtccgtctgtctgtccgtctgtctgtctgtctgtctgtctgtctgttgatgtatttttgtgtgcaaagtacagctcgcagttttagtccgattgtcctaaaatttggtatagggtcctgtttcggctcaaagacgatccctattgattttggaaaaaatcggttcagatttagatatagctgccatatatatttttcgccgatctggtcataattggcgtgtttatcaaccgatcttcctcaaattccgtacatccgaatattttatgggtctcgaaaaacttgcaaaataccagccaaatcggttcagatttagatatagctctcatatatagctttcgcccgatttacactcatttgcccaaagaggccaatttttaactccgatttggttgaaattttgcacagggagtagaattagcattgtaactatgcgtgccaaatttggttgaa
It includes:
- the LOC142230521 gene encoding cytochrome P450 6g1-like codes for the protein MISPITIGFVISAISLFIFWCKRTYSYWQRHGIPFVKPLPVIGTLKDVFKMEKNVALHIADMYNYPGMEKEPVVGIYVLHQPALVIREPLLIKSVLIKEFHNFHDRYCKIDESVDRFGSLNLFFAKYDIWRDMRKKLAPTFTNGKLKLMFPLLTEIASELEAYLLKKGEQYITEVKSICGLFTTDSIASTGYGIQVGSFQNPYSEFAAQNYNNHQNIPAHDHFIMFLLPKMSKLIRAQMFRKKYDRFLRDCLKHVMDERRESGKERNDLIDTLIRLCKEAEENCEYPDKDLYNDAILAQGAVFIVAGYETSLSAIAFTLYLLAKHPQLQQRLREEIRRTLHEGNGEVTYEALKSMEYLDMVMRESLRLYPAVAFLERKHHGIDGDFSLEPYHKFKIPNGMPIFISNYAIHRDPLYWPNPEKFDPERFSCQNKEAISPYAYLPFGLGPRSCMGGRLGLLISKVGVLYFLKNYQIRQCPETVEKMSFNPNMLTLECKDDIKLEFVKDPLWENNKSST